The genome window TTAATAATTTATCTGGTTTTAACTCTGGTAATTTATCAGCTGATCTGCTGGGTTGAGAATAAATATAAACCATTGTAATGCCACTATAGTTCATGATTTTAGCATTGTTATTAACAACTCGCCCAAACCAATACAAGTCAGGTTTCTGCTTAAGTTGGAAATAAAATATGTCCCCAGTTCTAATTTTTTTCATAGATTTTGTTAGCTGAACCAGTTCATTTTATTAAACCTCTTTCTCTAAGCCAATTTTCACCCATTCTATTAACTCTTCTGAATCAGGCCATTTTGAACTGAAAGAATTTATCTTGTTTCGGAATATTGGATAAGGATTATGCATTTTCATTGCTTGTTCTATTGTCCTAGCTTTCCATTCAATCATCATTTCGCTTAGGGGGTCAAGAGGAAGTGTCAGCGTCAGACCTACACATTGCATAAAAGCGGTGTCATGTAATAGTCTGAATTGATCGATTACCTGACCCCTTTTAACCAGGAAAGCCATCTGTCGGTAAATTATTGCCCGTTATTCAGAGCCAATGCAGTCAACTGGTTTTCCTGTATCAGGATGCTGTTTTTCAAGCTTTTCAATTGTTTCCTGTTTTTATTTTCTCCACCGATCTCAACATAAAGGACATCTTTTCCTTTTTTCAAAAGATAATCCGGGCTTTTTTTCAGGCCTTTTACCGTGTAAAAACTGAATCCCCGCTGTTTGAACGCAAAAAGGGCAAGTTCTTCACGGATGCTGCCGATCTTGGCCTCAAATCCCAGTTTGTGACAAATGGCGACTCTCAGATTCGGGTGCGTGAAAAGGATTTTTGGTTCTCCCCTGACAAGTTTTCCGCCTGAGGCATATGGCTTGATCACTCTGATCAGCTTCATCCGTTCCATGGCGGAGACGATTTCATAGACAGACGATTTGGACAATTCCAGGGTTCCGCAGATCGAAGTGATGCTGAACTCGCCGGGATGCGAGGTTGCCAGGAAATAAAGAAGCTTTTCCATGGCCAGGATTTTTCTTGAGGATATTTTCAGGAATGAGGCAGCATCTTTCCAGAGGGATTGCTGAATACCTGTAAAGATGGAATTCAATGTATCTTCCGCAGATTGTTCCAGGGAAATCGGGAAAGCACCGGAATGGTAATAATCAGAAAACCATCCGCTGATTTCAGGGAAATGATTTGCAGTGATTTCAGCGGATTCATGGGCTGTATTCCAGCTGTCTCCGGCATTTAGAACTATCTCTTTTTTGATCAGAAGATATTCGGAAAAATCCATGGGTTCAAGCTCGTATATTTTTTCCCGGCGGTCACCGGAAAAAACAGCGGGAGCGCTGCCCGAAACCAGAAGAATGACTCCGGAAAACTGGTCGGACACAGCTTTCAAATCCTGCTCCCAGTTCGGATAGGTATGAATCTCATCCACACAGATCATTTTAAAGCCATCTTTCAGCAGTTCCACGATGAAATCGTATAAACTCGTGCTTCTGACCTGCGGCCAGTCTGCCGAAAAATAGAAACCATTATTTCTGAAGCTGTTTAAAATCTGAAGCAGGACGGTAGTTTTTCCCACTCCTCTTAAACCCCTGATTACCTTGATTTCAGGATTCCTGTCAAGTTCGGATATTATTGTGAAGACAATTTTCCGGCACTTCAGGGAAGTTGCTTTTGAGACCAGTTTATTAACGATTTGAAGCAGGTTTTGATCACGCATAATTCATTTTAGACTATTTTTAGTCCAATTTCAAGTGATTTTGGATTTAAATTGGACTAAATTTATACCGGATTCTGCCGAATAATTTTCTGATGAAGCGATTTCAGGCTCATTTTATTTTGTTTTGGCTGTTTTTCGCGGTCTGCCTTTTTGCAGACGATGAATTTCTGCTGCGCAGATTGAATCAGTTCAGCAGGGAGATTGATCCCCGAATTACCCCTCTGCCTTCTGCAGATCTGTCCAGAGATGAGATGGCTTTTTATTTTCTCAAGCTTTTTTTTCAAAAAACGGATAACCCACTGATTTTTCTCGCACAACTGAACAGAGATGAGAAGATAGATTTCTTTCTCCTGTTTGGTGAGCTGCTGCCGCAGTTGCGTGTAAAAGCCGCAGTTTACCAGATGGATCTGTCAGACCTGGAGCAGGAATAT of Candidatus Wallbacteria bacterium contains these proteins:
- a CDS encoding AAA family ATPase, which gives rise to MRDQNLLQIVNKLVSKATSLKCRKIVFTIISELDRNPEIKVIRGLRGVGKTTVLLQILNSFRNNGFYFSADWPQVRSTSLYDFIVELLKDGFKMICVDEIHTYPNWEQDLKAVSDQFSGVILLVSGSAPAVFSGDRREKIYELEPMDFSEYLLIKKEIVLNAGDSWNTAHESAEITANHFPEISGWFSDYYHSGAFPISLEQSAEDTLNSIFTGIQQSLWKDAASFLKISSRKILAMEKLLYFLATSHPGEFSITSICGTLELSKSSVYEIVSAMERMKLIRVIKPYASGGKLVRGEPKILFTHPNLRVAICHKLGFEAKIGSIREELALFAFKQRGFSFYTVKGLKKSPDYLLKKGKDVLYVEIGGENKNRKQLKSLKNSILIQENQLTALALNNGQ